The Solidesulfovibrio sp. nucleotide sequence GCGGATCTGGTGGAAGAACTGCCGGGCGCCGCCGTCCATGCTGTAAAGCGACACGGTCAGGCCGTCGTAGGTCAGGGTGACGATCTCGTAGGGCGCGTCGTCGTGGGGACTGGAAAAGGGCATGGCCTGGCGCTCGCGGGGGGCGCCGAGGACGCGGGTGACATCGGCCTCGGTGGGGCCGAACAGGGCCGCCGTCTCGTCGAGGAAGGCGTCCACGCGCTCGTCGGCCTCGGAGGCCCGGACGGCGCCGGGCGCCGCGGCCAAAACCACGCCGAGCAACAGCGCCAACATCCATCGCAGTGCAGCCATCAAACGACTCCTCGTCCCGCGGCCAAACCGGGAACCTCGCGCGCCGATCCGGGACCGGTCAATGCCTGGCCAGTTCCCGGGCCGCGTCGCGGGCGAGGTCCCGGTCCTTGAGGTCGTCGCGGCGGTCGAAGACCTTCTTGCCCCGGGCCAGGGCGATCTCCACCTTGGCCCGGCCGTTCTTGAAATACACCCGCACCGGCACCACGGTCAGCCCCTTCTGCTCCACCTTGGACCGCAGCAGCCGGATCTCGGCGGCGTGCAGCAGCAGTTTTCGCGGCCGCTCGGGCTCGTGGCCGGCGTAGCCGGCGTTTTCATAGGGCGCGATGTGCACGCCCGTCAAAAAGGCCTCGTCGCCCGTGATGCGCACGTAGCCGTCCTTGAAACTGATGCGCCCGGCCCGAAGCGACTTGACCTCGGACCCCATAAGCACCATCCCGGCCTCGTAGATATCCAGGAATTCATAGAGGTGCCGGGCTTTTTTATTCTGCGCGACGAGCTTTTCGCCCGATTCCTTGGCTGCCATGTCGTCCTTTCACGCCAGGCCCGCATCGTGGCCCATCGGTTGCGTCCGCTGAAAACCGCCCCACTCCCGGCCGCCCGCATACGGGCACCGGCCCCGCCGGTCAATGGGTCGGGGTTTCCTCGCGGTCGAGCAGGGAGGAATAAAACATCAACTCGTCGGGGAACTGCCGGAAGATGGTCTCCTGGACCAGGGCGTTGGTCCGGCTGACCGACGGGCTTTCGAGGACCAATTTAAGCAGTTTTTTGCAATCGTCCATGGTGGCCTGGCGGATGATGCGCTTGATTCCCGGGATGGCCTGGGGGGTGAGGCTGATGCAGTCGATCTGCATGCCCATGAGGATGGGCACGCAGAAAGGGTCGGAAGCCATTTCGCCGCACAGGCTGACCTCGATGCCGGCCTGGTGGGCGGCGTCGACCACGTGCTTGATGCTGCGCACCACCGCCGGGTGCAGGGGCTGGTACATGTGGGAAACATAGCGGTTGGTCCGGTCGATGCCCAGCGAATACTGGATGAGGTCGTTGGTGCCGATGCTGAAAAAATCCACTTCCCGGGCCAGCACCTCGGCGATCATCACGGCCGAGGGCAGTTCCATCATGATGCCGATGGGCATGTCGGCCTCGAAGCGCTGGCCTTCCTGGCGCAGCTCGGCC carries:
- the smpB gene encoding SsrA-binding protein SmpB, coding for MAAKESGEKLVAQNKKARHLYEFLDIYEAGMVLMGSEVKSLRAGRISFKDGYVRITGDEAFLTGVHIAPYENAGYAGHEPERPRKLLLHAAEIRLLRSKVEQKGLTVVPVRVYFKNGRAKVEIALARGKKVFDRRDDLKDRDLARDAARELARH